From the genome of Mya arenaria isolate MELC-2E11 chromosome 5, ASM2691426v1:
aaaaattacatactcgtacatgaacttattttgcaaatcaaacattatttcaggTATGTTTCAGAgactgattttcattgaaatttggtACTTTCGAGAATGATTTTCAACTCCACATtgactcattttattttttgtggtCTATTACAAAAGTCATGAGCTAAAGCTCAAGCCTAAAAACGTCTTTTAAATGGAGGTACATGCTTGCATACATAAGTATATACACAAACCCTTCAAGAGGATTGAACACCTCATTCGTGTACACAAAGTGGaaaattttaagttaaaacatgaactcacaatgttttcttttcgGTTCTTGTGTTTGATAAAAGGTGGAATATGAATAACTTTGCTGCAGTTTTGTTATGCTTTATTTTTAGTAGCACTTTTTCAACAAACCAATGCACCTGATTTGTTTACGTTATGGTCACAGAAAACAGTGTATGCATTATATTCCCGCGTCACAGTCAGGTGGGTATTATTTAGGAATCGCGTTATCACGTGTGTCCGTACGGCAGTCGGTCCCTCCGTCCCGTTTTTGTCGATTCTttatctttctcattcatgtCCTAATTTTTTGGCAGAAGTGAACGTCATTGCATGCGAATTCAGTGGACTTATAGAAACACGTTTTTGCTTTCTAAATACTGTTTCGACCTGGGAAAAGATGTTTTTGGGTTGTTAAGTACTAGAATATTAACACATTAGGctagaaaaacacaaaatggactTTAAAGGTGATACTTCCGGCTGAATGGGCTTACATAATACTCAAGTAGAGACTCATATTTGCAATTtcacattcaaatgattttgaccTACATTTTGAAATGCGTATTATTGTATGACAACTCCGTATGAAGTACATTATGAAACAGTCATATCATCTTATCATAACGATATGTTGCGATTTACGCCAAGTATGCAAATTTCAACTTGTGGAATTTTTGGATGCGTTTATATGGtaattgataacattgactttttttaataaaatgcaattagtTTGTGTTGAAAAGAACATAAGAAATAATTGTGAAGCTAATTTTATTCACGTAAGATATCAATACTTATTACAACTCGTATTCACTTAGAGATATTATGTTGCAGTAAtttaagagaaataaaaaatgttatcctgtcagaaaacattttaactgCACTTATTGACGATTTATTTTCcaatcttaaaataataagaatcaagaatattttaacatacaaagTATCAGCTGAAATAAGAATGTGATAGCTTTTCatgataatttaatgtatttgaaattttagcaaTCCATGTTTATACCATATGAGCCTCAAAGaaagtacaaataaataaatgaatttaaaaagaaggaaataatattgaaaaaattgGGGCATTTTGCATACTCTGGCCTCAAAATGATCATTCCATGTACCATGTAACTATGTGGCTTGCTTTAGATCATTATCACAGAGGTGTTAATAAACACTGACTCTGAGTAacctttatcaaaatgataagttggggggggggggcaaaaacTCTGGATAAGCGATAGCAAAAACAATTTACCACCTCACTTTTTTAACCAGCACCATCGAAGCAACAGCATACTTTACAATCAAATTTTATTCTATTGATAAGCCTTGaagccgcactctcacagatttaaaaattttacaacttttttttagaaatttttgcgtaaatacctgcaaaccaatgatatgagattgctgacaaaacatcagatcgtagattttcatatttccgttcgaaaattaatgttttatggcctaaacggttaaagaaaaatgcatgtctACGAAATATTCATAAAGGCTGGAGTCTTCATTGTATTTTGATCAAAATGTCCAAAATGCGGTTTAGAATACACTAGCAAagttttacatgttataatgattatttataacAGAACATTTTGAAGGACTCTCATACAATGATATCGCAGCACGTGCATAAATGCCAGTGGGAAGGAAATTGGAACAATCGTTATAGTATTAactaaatgaagaaaaaatgtcGTCTaggaatttaaataaatgtttgccaAATAATTATCACACTTGAGTGTTTTTAGGATCGTCAGAGaaatatcaaaagtaaataaaatcaCTGTTTAGTGCGCAAGATCAAAGAGTAAACAAAGTACGGACTCATAGAAGTACATAACCACATAATATGTGTAGTATACTAGGCGTACAGAAATAATCTTTGTTTCCACTACcaaccgaccctattttttccctcCCGACCCTACAATTTTATTTGCGTTGTGATCGATATATGTGGATTTCTTTAGTTATTTCCTAAATAAACGAATAAGTTtgtgtgaacatgttaaaatttaccattttatatttaaagctttcTGCAATAATGATATACCCGGATAAAGGTCTGTCTGGTACACAAACAcggttctaaaaataaaaagaaagttaCGCCTGCCAgcttaacttttttttctttttatcgtGAAtggaaaaacacttttttggcCTTCTGGTTTCATTCAGCAAGTTTGTAAGGATCTACGCCTGTCTGCttaccttttttcattttttaatgtaaatggaaaaacacttttttggcCTTCTGGTTTCATTAAGCAAATGTGTGAGGATCTAGATTTATAATCAAAATTGAAGAGAGACCACTATTACCACTTAAACGAACAGCCGCATCGCAATAACAGCGGAGAGACGTGGGTACTAGACACTTCGGGGAAAATCAGGAAATTCCTTGATTAAGTTATCGGGATCATGTTATCTAGGGACGAACAGATTCCCACAATCTTTGACATTGCaccaaatttatttatttcatcacTTGAAGCGTGGCCTGTTTCGTTTATTTCACACTTAGTATTAGTAAGCTATCGTTTTTCCATACAACAAATAATGTGGCTTTCTTGGAAATTCGGTGAGTTacaaaatgtgtaaaatcattACTTTTGTTTCTGAAATGCTGTGAAAGTTTCTACTCAATtgaattttaaagctgcactctcacagattgaccattttgacattttttttattggaatgagccaatttttgcgtaaatgtgagaaatgactgctgacaaaagatcagatcgtagcttttcatatttatgtttgaaagatgtttaatggctaaaagcgttaccaACTCttcatgaaaaatgattttttcagcagcttcccaaacaaatgatatctgttctattgtgagttatcttatatgactcaattgaaggcattgatgacAAAATCAGCTGATGCTGAAACCAAAAAAGAGTCAAAGTTGTCAATCtcagagagtgcagcttttacctGGCCACCAGTGCGTTTTAGCCGTGCAAAAAGCACATACTAAATGTGGTTATAGACCACTATGCTTGAAACAAGATTAAGAAAATTGTAGGAGTTCGTCGAATATGACCAGGGAtggtattcaataatcaagttaagttaatcttatggtcatacatcattgacttcattcccCTTATTAGttagttattaataacaagtaatctgattagctacatctttcttagatccaattaagacgtaaattgaataccagcccataTATCTATCATATATGTATTACAAACGTTTCCAGTGTTTGTACTTACAGACGTGCCTTTAGGGATGCAATACCCCTCTATTTCTATGTTTTCCTCCGCGTTCGTGTGAGTCGCGGTGAGGGCAAGATGGGATTGGTACCTGCAGATAGAAACCAAACAATCATgtttaacaacaaatataaatgtaccCTTCTGGGTGACTGGTGCCTGTATGTAGAAACCATACATGGAGGTTTTacaacaattataaatgtaccCGTCTGCGTGATTGGTGCCTGTAGGTAGAAACCATAAATGGAGGttttacaacaaatataaatgtaccCGTCTGCGTGACTGGTGCCTGCAGGTAGTAACCAAAACATGGAGGTTTTACATCAAATATAACTGAACCCGTCTGCGTGACTGGTACTTGCAGAAAGAAACCACAAATGGAGGTTTAACAACATATATAACTGAACCCGTCTGCGTGACTGGTACCTGAAGATAGAAACCAAACATTGTGGTTTTATAACGAATATAACTGTACCCGTCTGTGTAACatgaagattttaaaatgaatatggtTGTACCCGTCTGCGTGACTGGTGCCTGCAGATAGAAACCAAACATGGAGGTTTTGCAACGATTACAATTGCACCAGTCTGGTACCTTGCGTCAGAAACCAAACCAAACAAGAACCTGATTGTATCCGTCTGTATGGATGGTTCCTGCACACAGACACCAAACATAGAggttttatatcaaatataaaataactcgTCTATGGTAGGTGGAGCTTAGATTGTTCCAGCGCTTaactttgttttaacaaaaagcaCATATTGAATAATTGTTCATCGTTTTGGGATACATACATTCGTATATTGTTTCgtatatatgcatttaacaTTACAACGAAAGGCATTTATAAGTTCGTCAAACATCATACAACTCACCTCAGTGTTTCCAGTATGCAGGCGTATGTAAATGGCATTCTGTACATGTCGTCTGCTGTGGGCTGCTTTTCCTGGCCTATGACGTCATCAATCTCTTGTCGAATTCTTGTCTGCACTTGCTGGTGATGTACAAGCAGGAACAAGATTCCGGACAAAACACCACGTGACGTTAGCGTAGCTGGAAAAAGCCAATCAGTTAAAAATGCAATCgccattttattattattttccaaaacataATGATGTATTTTTAGCAAAAGACAAATATTGAGATAATACTATTGACTCATTAACATTTGCCTTTTCATTTTACATAACGCATCAACATTGGTCTAGGTACACTATGAGCCTTACACGTATTAATGAGATCCATGACGACGCCGAGCACGTGGTCGTCTGTTAGCCACGTTTCCGTCGTCTGCAACTTAAACAGCTCCGCCAGTAAGCTCACACTGTCGTCTTGTAGCTGGGActgtcataaaacaaataagtcGATATGTTTAAGATTTGAGTTTATCCTAATATATATTGATTATCTATGTCACCGATTGGGTGTTCAAAGCAATCGTCTTCCGTGAACGCTCTGTATGTCGAACTCTGGTATCTCGAATGGCTCGTTACATCAAACTTTTTACCGGTCCCGAATATTTtccttatgattttttttcttaaatttcgGTACGTACTCATTCAGTTTACTTTTTAACTAGATGGCGACGAATATAGTCAAATGGAATAAACCTGTGCACTATTTTGTTCAGTCTTATACATTCCGTGATTTATTGGCACTTGATGTAATTACTACTTATACAATTGAAGGcatattcttatatttgatttttttctgatttatttttaatattgagtACATGTGTAACCAATATTGATTGCGTGATACAGTGTATATCGTTGTTAGGGGTGACCTCTGGTCTAAATCTATGAAATACAcgaattaattaaaattcacGTCACAGGCAAATCGGTTATCTAATATACGGGCCACACAGGGTGATTTAGAATCACGAGTGGATTCCTATTGGATACTGTGGCACCATGGCCCACATGGCAGGTGTATACTAGTCAATGTTTTTTGTGTAACTCTCATATACtatgtgtttaatatatcaattacAAAGAagtgcaaatgttttaaaactaacCTTCAATGTATTAACTAGGTCATTCCGAAGGCTTTCCTTGCTCGTCATAACTTTTCGGTACAGGTTACCATAGTAACCTGGCAGGTATCTAATCCAGGGCGCTACTTTGAAGACCAGGTGTACGGCTGGATTGATGAGCTCATTGCCTACTTCATCAAAACTTGCAATCGCCTGCAGAGCCGGATCGTCATCCTCCAGGCGCTTGCCCGTAAACTATAATACATACCAAGGAAAGATGATAATCGTATGGATTTCTGTTTGGACAGAATTCTCAATAACGGATTTGAGACAAATTGTGTAACTACTTAAGGAATGAATGTTAGGGATTTTATCGgtgtatgaacgcaattggtactttgaccagcccaattgcgttcatatccccgataatgacatcaatcctgCAACTAACTACTTATATTCACACCAATAgtccattattttattcaagaattgttaaaaatgtacttcatttcatttaagaaaacctttcagtaattcTTTCAGACccattctgtaaacaaaacGACCCAaatgtaaccggaaacattttgtcaaatgacgtcacaataacgcgggaaaagataaACCACTTGAAATCTTTTTtcaacgtaaaattgaaacacttcctTAAGTTTCGGTCTATATTTTACGGAACTGCTGACACactacaaacaataacaagatcaatagttttcatgtatattgttatgcgatgaattacgatccgaacatatccgaagatgttgcgttcatcgattgataaacgcaattgcctaAAAGCAGTTCAtataaggaatggaagttgaggtgtaaatataacgTTGAAGAAACGCTTCCTGGATAAATGAACGTGATATTGATTCGGTTGTTTGAACAGAGGCCacgtggtggtgttagtagtttatactccgggtcccggcgtgagcacattgaagggtcccagagtgacagttcgaCCACCgaacacctatcctgggcagaaccagtactaggtgccttcacctctggaaggaactgacaacttctgtacatgccatgggcagtggtacagtgcgaatggtcgtagaaaggatttcataaccaatcacaacagaagtgacctggcccgcccgggaatcgaacccgggttgtccgattcagagtccaacgctctaccgattgagctaaccgggcggaccaGAGGCCACGTCAGTGAGGTCACTTGTTTTATAGACGTTACATACATCCTACCGCAATAAAACGTCTTTTGACCAATCGCAAGCGCAGAGGTATACTGAAGCCACGACTGCTATCGGATGCAATTAAATGGATATGCGTTCATCAATGAAAGCGTCACAGGTTTGtaaatattaaagggacttAACACCAGATTCtacaaaatcggcaaatacagtaatTCCTCAAATGACCCTGGGgtgcgtttcaataaagatttttatcgtaaattgaaattatcttagtgtcatagtttcattattttatgacATATTTGAGTGAACTGAACTCGAGTcagcattgaaaatgaacaccaaattgagtaaataaaaataattgatgtacatgtattgtttatctttatacaggtttaagagaattgaagttacgactaaaatcctttattaaaACAGCCCCCAGAAGTATCAATACGAGCTGATATGAGGacgattaaacattatttaaataactaaaataatattttattgctgtCTCAGCTGTGTTTatccgtttaaaaatagcgcatctGGTTTCCCATTCTGAATTGTGTATATTAAGCATGTTAAAGTCCCGTGATTAGTAAAGATGCATGTACATCCGCTATTTTAAAAGTTACTAGGAtatacgtggtagacaaacccataCAATTTAGCAGtggaaaaatatgttaaacctgcgaaagatacatgtgtcgtaaatAAGATTccatgcgttgtacacaacgatatcaattttatgtaagctagtgacaatttttttttcttgcaatggtatcatctggtgtctagtccctttaaatgaaaAAGGCCAATTATCAGCTATTTGTATTgcgaaaaaaacatgaacaataacacCTTTACACATCGGGTAGACTCCTAACAGGAACTAATTTATGTTATTACACATGATTTTGTTATTCTTACCAGCTGTCCATACAACCTAAGGCTTGTGTATTCAAGTGCAATTTGTTATTCACTTACTGTACTACTGCAGGTACTCAAAACTTGTTTGATTATAGCTCTATCGTAGTAATAAAACCAAAATTACGCTCAAGTGGTATTCAAGTATTTTTCGACGAATTTGTTGTACAGGTATATGCTATCTTGACAAAACTAGCAACAAGTTTGTACAAATGAACGATTAAAAAAAGAGTATAATATATTCGATGTTGTGAATAACCCTacaaaatttcttttttcttaatttagaataaaaccTTCATCCTCAGCCAATGGAATTGCAGCAGAAAGTACATTTAATCATTAAGGATTTCAATTTTCGTGGgcgtttaaaggtccgcctactgctaCTCATCCGATGTCACTGTGTCAGAGTTTGCCTTTACAATAAGTCAACCAATGTGTCAGTTAAAGTAGGCTGTATTGTAAGACACTATGCTCACTCGGCACATTCTTAACcattaagaaattacttcatgtcatcCAACTATAACAAAGACAACAGTAGCATGTCATTTCGCACGTGATGTTTCTTGAAAATGTATGGCTTACGCAGTTTATGCTTATGCACACGAAACAATTCAGCTATAGACCTTTAAATATGAGATGAGCATATAAGGCAAATaacaccaattcggaagtgcATACTCatatttctttgaattattacatgacagtgaatcaaagcatggttataccatcacagaccattggctactttcctTATTTATAGGTTTGAAACTGAATGATCtgtgatttgaaaaaaaaaacaggctGAACATTCTTGATCTACTTGGtcaaattttattgtttacattttcaccgctTTGTTTGTCCTCGTAGAAGTGATATGGTCAATTTACAGGATGcacagtggttacgttcaaccatttttttgtgtttatgaGAAACGTTACTTTTTAAcgatgtttaatgtttaataaagcTGTGGAGGTTTCTCCCCATAAATGGTATTGCGGTCGTTATACATGACTAGAAATCAGTGCTTTCTTGTGTACACATTGCTcaattgactataaaatatatctatgaaaaatattcatatttaggCACCTACCATGATTCCTATGAGCTTACAAAGAGTGTTCTGCAGTGGCGCTATAATATTCACATCTCCGTCGTTATCAGCTATATTCCGAACGTAATCGTTTATTTCCGCCATTTGAATACTCTCAAAGTCTTGATTTTCATCTCTCACAGTATACATGGCCTTTAAAGTCAAAGCCTTAAATTTTGAACACAATTCATCATACCTTCTGAACAGAATGTCTTTGTATCCATTTGCAACATAGTGTCCAATGAAGGACGGGGGCCTGTCACTTAGCTTCAAAGCCAGCTCTTTCCCGGCAAAGGCCTTCTTGATGAGATCTGGACTGTTTAATACCACAACTTTCGTTCCAAACATACTGAACATGAAAATATCCCCAAACTGGCGCGCCCACTCGGAGAACTGCAGATGAGCGGAGTTGACAGACAAACTGAAGGCCTGCCCGAAAAAAGGGATCCCACTTGGCCCCGGCGGGCACGTGCCACCCCTGGATTTACCTAACACCATAGCCGCTAACGTAACGaataaaacaccaaaaacacacaataaaattatctccattttaatatgttatagCCTGTCCCTCACATTAGCACATTCACTAAAACAAATTTCACCTTTATTATTTCACATAATATAAAACACTGAATAAATCCATCAGATATTGTCTTCGGTATTTGAAATTACGTCGTCATTAACAGGGAAGACTTCACCGCGCCACTTCAGTCCTGCGAATAGAACGAAGTCAAACGCTGAGGCAGacaaatgtatgtaaataacgAATATATTGTTTTCCCATACACTACACCGCTATGAAGACTGCGTTTTGCGAATTTGTCGCAATTCTGAAATGCCTACAGAAATGGTTTTACTTGTAAAGAAGTCATTAAGCAAACACTATTATACTAAACAATGTATTCCCGCTTCAGGGAAGAAATGTTTGCAACACCGTTATTATAGATTGTCCAATTCTGAACATTCTGATATttcattattcaattatatgtaaaacgtatgttaatatatgatacttcaaatgttacattttatgaGGAACATATTggttcaatgtttatttttgtgtggTTAATCacaaactttaaacaacatAGTGTATGAAGTAAACGGCCACATGACAGCGCGAAAAAGCGAAAACCCCGCCACATGAAGGGCAAAAAAGCGAAAACCCCGCCACATGACGGGGCGGACATGCGAAAACCCCGCCACATGACGGGGCGAAAATGCAAAAACCCAGCTCCCTGATGGGGCGAAAATGCGAAAACCCCGCCACATGACGTGGTGAAAATGCGAAAGCCCCGCCACCTTTCGGCCAAAATGCACAAACCGCGCCAAATGACGGAGCGTAAACCGACGGAAATGTGAAATTGTGAAAACCCCACCACATGATGGAGCGTAAATGCCTAAATCGGCGGAAATTTGAAATTGCGAAAAAAGCGCCACATATCTGCGAAATAGTAATACGTTTTTGTCGCGCAGCCCCGAAATTTGCTCTTTCTGCAGTGTCAAATGATAAGCCCAACCCCTAGGCGGGTTTTcgcattttcttcaaaaaagatAGGGTAGGTACGTAGCCATAACTTGTTTTTTGGAGAACCGGGAATATGTACCAAACCAACatatatcagggtatatcactatACTAaacgtttttaatataaaacggtcaaattttaacaagtACACTCAAATAAATTCGTTCATTTAGAAAATAActaaaatgcacttaataaCTAAATGCTCTATAGCAGAAATTAACATGTTGCGTATGTTGGTATTATAAGTTACCCTTCAAATTAGTGTTTCCAAACAGGtttaataaaaccaaaaaaaaacaaaaaaaacacacaacacacaAAACGCACTTTCAGCAATTCTTAtcagtataaaaaatatgtaattaataTTATTCCGTCCTGTTTAACTATCTCTGATAAATGTTCAAGTACCCCTACGAAATGGTTATCCCTCATGATTAAACGGATAACGTATTAAATTCGTTCAAATAAGGAGACatgttttaaaggggctagacaccacatgatacaattgaaagaaaaaatgaaacttatccaaaacttaaataaaattggcatcgttgtgtacaacgcattgaaacttactgacTGATGTATCTCATCGCTTAcaacactttaaagctgcatctttcgcagtttttgaacattttttccaaatcgAAACTTACTAGGGTTG
Proteins encoded in this window:
- the LOC128233722 gene encoding vitamin D(3) 25-hydroxylase-like, which gives rise to MEIILLCVFGVLFVTLAAMVLGKSRGGTCPPGPSGIPFFGQAFSLSVNSAHLQFSEWARQFGDIFMFSMFGTKVVVLNSPDLIKKAFAGKELALKLSDRPPSFIGHYVANGYKDILFRRYDELCSKFKALTLKAMYTVRDENQDFESIQMAEINDYVRNIADNDGDVNIIAPLQNTLCKLIGIMFTGKRLEDDDPALQAIASFDEVGNELINPAVHLVFKVAPWIRYLPGYYGNLYRKVMTSKESLRNDLVNTLKSQLQDDSVSLLAELFKLQTTETWLTDDHVLGVVMDLINTSTLTSRGVLSGILFLLVHHQQVQTRIRQEIDDVIGQEKQPTADDMYRMPFTYACILETLRYQSHLALTATHTNAEENIEIEGYCIPKGTSVYGNQWHVHHDESLWTDPWSFRPTRFLQEDGSLLTETSELRHSYFMPFGVGFRSCMGVKTAYSRMFLFVTALLRNHELLPPSSGSLPSSDPRELAPGTVLQAPDFTCRVVSR